One window from the genome of Pedobacter schmidteae encodes:
- a CDS encoding RagB/SusD family nutrient uptake outer membrane protein, producing MKKRIFLLLSVFTLMISIQSCKDALDIDNTQNLSDLAMWSTESAAEMYITASYKTFSDVSQVANSRGEFYDSYSDLTKSTSWDVYNHGYNKALLQASSFATGSAGAFENWSQVYGERIRRANVLLNDIKRYGVAKFGEDWCNVRRAEIRLCRAFSYYRLIRVYGGVVLRTDVSGKNGGVDDGAIAEDINRARATEAESWDFVLNELQWAANTLPDVWPAAWEGRATKKTAYGLISRMALYAGKWQMAIDAANKVKELGGKLAADYAKVFQVNGGQNNSTEILFGLYYLSGSVTHNYDRYNRPFGDKAVYTTDVYAEHVPTAELADLYEFKDGTTFSWSTYLTNHTNPYTDREPRFHATVMYNGARWEGREIQTYVGGSDGFTAFEQSASTGAHTCTGYYMRKYLQEGNTDFVTKGSYQYDAVLRYAEVLLNKAEAYAQLDYATYQSQALDALNEVRGRVALPKKTTVDAPTKEAFMALLRKERAVELAGEGFRYWDLRRWRLAESVINGKNAHGVKITKNTNNTFSYETVAVDGGSPRIFLEKYYYFSLPTAETANNNLCKNNPFW from the coding sequence ATGAAAAAAAGAATATTCCTGTTATTGAGCGTTTTTACGCTAATGATATCCATCCAATCCTGCAAAGATGCATTGGATATAGACAACACACAAAATTTATCGGATCTGGCGATGTGGAGTACGGAAAGTGCTGCGGAGATGTACATTACTGCTTCTTACAAAACGTTTTCTGATGTTTCGCAAGTGGCCAATAGCCGTGGCGAGTTTTACGACAGTTACTCGGACCTCACCAAATCTACTTCATGGGATGTGTATAACCATGGATATAATAAAGCTTTATTACAAGCAAGTTCTTTTGCCACAGGAAGTGCGGGTGCTTTTGAAAACTGGTCGCAGGTATATGGCGAGCGCATCCGTCGGGCCAATGTATTGCTCAATGACATCAAACGATATGGTGTAGCCAAATTTGGCGAAGATTGGTGTAATGTTCGTCGCGCAGAAATTCGCCTTTGCCGTGCTTTTTCTTACTATCGTTTGATCAGAGTGTATGGTGGGGTTGTGTTGCGCACAGATGTTTCGGGCAAAAATGGGGGGGTGGACGACGGTGCAATTGCAGAAGATATCAACCGGGCCCGGGCTACTGAAGCGGAGAGCTGGGACTTTGTACTGAATGAACTGCAATGGGCTGCCAATACCCTGCCTGATGTCTGGCCTGCTGCCTGGGAAGGACGGGCGACAAAGAAAACAGCTTACGGCTTGATCTCACGTATGGCCCTATATGCAGGAAAATGGCAAATGGCCATCGATGCAGCAAATAAAGTGAAAGAGTTGGGAGGAAAACTGGCTGCCGACTATGCCAAAGTATTTCAGGTAAACGGTGGACAGAACAATTCAACGGAAATTTTATTTGGGCTTTACTATTTAAGTGGAAGTGTAACGCATAATTATGATCGTTACAACCGTCCATTTGGAGATAAGGCAGTGTACACTACAGATGTATATGCCGAACATGTTCCAACGGCCGAATTGGCCGATCTTTATGAATTCAAAGACGGGACAACATTTAGCTGGAGTACCTATCTAACCAATCATACCAATCCTTATACAGACAGAGAGCCTCGTTTTCATGCCACAGTAATGTATAATGGAGCCCGTTGGGAAGGTAGGGAAATTCAGACTTACGTGGGTGGAAGCGATGGATTTACAGCTTTTGAACAATCTGCGTCTACCGGCGCGCATACCTGTACAGGCTATTACATGCGTAAATATTTGCAGGAGGGTAATACCGATTTTGTGACCAAGGGTAGTTATCAGTATGATGCGGTTCTTCGTTACGCAGAAGTATTGCTTAATAAAGCCGAAGCCTATGCGCAGTTAGATTATGCTACCTATCAATCACAGGCATTGGATGCATTGAATGAAGTTCGTGGCCGTGTAGCCTTGCCTAAGAAGACAACTGTTGATGCCCCCACAAAAGAGGCTTTTATGGCTTTGTTGCGCAAAGAACGTGCGGTAGAACTGGCAGGTGAGGGCTTTCGTTATTGGGATTTACGTAGGTGGCGACTGGCCGAGAGTGTAATTAATGGTAAAAATGCACATGGCGTGAAGATTACGAAAAACACCAACAACACATTTTCGTATGAAACTGTAGCGGTAGATGGCGGGTCGCCCCGCATTTTTTTAGAGAAATATTATTATTTCTCATTGCCTACAGCGGAAACGGCAAACAATAATTTGTGTAAAAATAATCCTTTTTGGTAA